The Streptococcus oralis Uo5 genome includes a window with the following:
- a CDS encoding CapA family protein, which yields MEKRQDRRSQGSLYGVWRTSVDFFRNYKSWTNAQFIIVLLLAVALSMGGNLLVRAVQGSKGTSTSSQTLDSDRTAGQSKEDQSGETTARIMANGDLLYHIPIYRTALKEDGTYDFHENFEYVKPWLKQADLVIGDFEGTVNKDHYLAGYPLFNAPGEVMDAIKDAGYQVLDLAHNHILDSQIEGVVSTAQAIEKAGMTPIGVYTHESRDQAPIVIKEVNGIKVALLAYSYGFNGIEQYISQEDYNRYLSDLNEDKMKAEIERAEKEADITVIMPQMGIEYQLEPTEEQKTLYHKMVDWGADIIFGGHPHVVEPAETVEKDGDKKLIIYSMGNFLSNQRIETMQDEENAKWTERGVLMDVTIKKKDGKTRIETAKAHPTWVNRTPKGTYSPEGYPLFLYQTYILEDFIEGGSHRDKLDEATKERIDTAYKEMNEHVGLKW from the coding sequence ATGGAAAAGCGACAAGATAGACGGTCTCAGGGCTCTCTTTATGGGGTGTGGAGAACTAGTGTGGATTTCTTTCGGAATTATAAATCCTGGACCAATGCCCAGTTTATTATTGTGTTATTGCTTGCAGTTGCCTTATCCATGGGAGGGAACTTATTAGTTCGAGCAGTACAAGGTAGTAAGGGAACAAGTACTAGTAGCCAAACTCTTGATTCTGACAGGACGGCTGGTCAATCCAAGGAAGATCAATCTGGTGAAACGACGGCACGTATCATGGCAAATGGTGACCTTCTCTACCATATCCCCATCTACCGAACAGCTCTTAAAGAAGATGGGACCTATGATTTCCATGAAAATTTTGAGTATGTAAAACCCTGGCTCAAACAAGCGGATTTGGTGATTGGTGACTTTGAAGGAACGGTGAACAAGGACCACTACTTGGCAGGTTATCCTCTCTTTAATGCACCAGGAGAAGTCATGGATGCAATCAAGGATGCGGGCTATCAGGTTTTAGACCTAGCTCACAATCACATCCTAGATTCACAGATAGAGGGAGTGGTTTCAACGGCTCAAGCTATTGAAAAGGCTGGAATGACACCCATCGGAGTCTACACACATGAATCCCGAGACCAAGCTCCTATAGTCATCAAGGAAGTCAATGGTATCAAGGTAGCTCTCCTGGCCTATTCCTACGGTTTTAATGGCATTGAGCAGTATATCTCTCAAGAGGACTATAATCGCTATCTTTCTGACCTGAATGAAGATAAGATGAAGGCAGAAATCGAGCGTGCTGAGAAGGAGGCGGATATTACTGTCATCATGCCTCAGATGGGAATTGAGTACCAGCTAGAACCAACGGAAGAACAGAAAACACTGTACCACAAGATGGTGGACTGGGGAGCTGATATTATCTTTGGAGGGCATCCTCACGTCGTTGAACCCGCTGAAACAGTTGAAAAAGATGGTGACAAAAAACTGATCATCTACTCCATGGGGAATTTCCTCTCAAATCAACGTATTGAAACCATGCAAGATGAGGAAAATGCCAAGTGGACGGAGCGCGGTGTTCTCATGGATGTGACCATTAAGAAAAAAGATGGCAAGACTAGGATTGAAACGGCCAAAGCGCATCCTACTTGGGTCAATCGAACACCCAAAGGAACTTACTCTCCAGAAGGCTATCCGCTCTTCCTTTATCAGACCTATATCCTAGAGGACTTCATCGAGGGAGGCAGTCATCGTGACAAGTTGGACGAGGCGACCAAGGAACGAATTGACACGGCCTATAAAGAAATGAATGAACATGTAGGGTTGAAGTGGTAG
- the def gene encoding peptide deformylase has translation MSAIERITKAAHLIDMNDIIREGNPTLRAVAEEVAFPLSDQEIILGEKMMQFLKHSQDPVMAEKMGLRGGVGLAAPQLDISKRVIAVLVPNIVEEGETPQEAYDLQAIMYNPKIVSHSVQDAALGEGEGCLSVDRNVPGYVVRHARVTVDYFDKDGEKHRIKLKGYNSIVVQHEIDHLNGIMFYDRINEKDPFAVKDGLLILE, from the coding sequence ATGTCTGCAATAGAACGTATTACAAAAGCTGCTCACTTAATTGATATGAACGATATTATCCGCGAGGGGAATCCAACTCTTCGCGCAGTTGCTGAGGAGGTCGCTTTCCCACTGTCTGACCAGGAAATCATCCTTGGTGAAAAGATGATGCAATTCCTCAAACATTCCCAAGATCCTGTTATGGCTGAGAAAATGGGGCTCCGCGGTGGTGTTGGATTGGCTGCTCCCCAACTCGATATCTCAAAACGTGTTATTGCTGTTTTAGTGCCCAATATTGTGGAAGAAGGTGAAACTCCACAGGAAGCCTACGACTTACAAGCAATTATGTACAATCCAAAAATCGTCTCTCACTCTGTTCAGGACGCTGCTCTTGGCGAAGGAGAAGGTTGCCTTTCTGTTGACCGAAACGTACCTGGCTATGTCGTCCGCCATGCCCGTGTCACTGTTGATTACTTTGACAAGGACGGCGAAAAACACCGTATCAAGCTCAAAGGTTACAACTCCATCGTTGTCCAACATGAAATTGATCACCTAAACGGAATCATGTTTTACGATCGTATCAATGAAAAAGACCCATTTGCTGTTAAAGATGGTTTACTGATTCTGGAATAA
- a CDS encoding amino acid ABC transporter ATP-binding protein gives MIKISNLSKSFSGQTVLNHLNLDIQKGEVVALIGSSGAGKSTFLRSLNYLETPDSGTIQIDNFKVDFSQISQEEILTLRRKLSMVFQQFNLFERRTALDNVKEGLVVVKKLSDEEATKIAKEELAKVGLSDRENHYPRHLSGGQKQRVALARALAMKPDVLLLDEPTSALDPELVGEVEKSIADAAKSGQTMILVSHDMSFVAQVADKVLFLDKGKIIESGTPDEIINHPKEERTKEFFASYKRTYI, from the coding sequence ATGATTAAGATTTCGAATTTAAGCAAATCCTTTTCAGGACAGACAGTCTTGAATCATCTGAACTTGGATATCCAAAAAGGTGAGGTAGTGGCTTTGATTGGTTCATCTGGAGCTGGGAAATCAACCTTTCTTCGTAGTTTGAACTACCTTGAAACTCCAGATAGTGGAACGATTCAGATTGACAATTTTAAAGTTGATTTTTCTCAGATTAGCCAAGAAGAGATTCTAACCCTTCGTCGCAAGTTATCTATGGTTTTCCAACAGTTTAATTTGTTTGAACGACGAACAGCCCTTGACAATGTCAAGGAAGGTTTGGTTGTCGTTAAGAAATTATCGGACGAGGAAGCAACAAAAATCGCCAAGGAAGAGTTGGCCAAGGTTGGTCTTTCTGACCGTGAAAATCATTATCCTCGTCACTTATCAGGTGGACAAAAGCAACGGGTTGCCCTCGCGCGTGCGCTTGCTATGAAACCAGATGTCTTGCTCTTGGACGAGCCCACTTCAGCCCTTGACCCAGAGTTGGTCGGTGAAGTAGAAAAGTCTATTGCAGACGCTGCAAAGTCAGGTCAGACCATGATTTTGGTCAGTCACGATATGTCTTTTGTAGCCCAAGTGGCAGACAAGGTTTTATTCCTAGATAAAGGGAAAATCATCGAGTCTGGCACACCGGATGAAATCATCAATCATCCGAAAGAAGAACGAACAAAAGAATTCTTTGCTAGTTACAAACGGACTTATATTTGA
- a CDS encoding methylated-DNA--[protein]-cysteine S-methyltransferase, translating into MKQNKYAKMLYPSPIGTLSLVADEQYLYGIWVQDQTHFERGLGDETIEEVTGHPVLEQVISYLDTYFEGSVQDLSDLPLAPIGTDFEKRVWAYLQAIPYGQTVTYGQMAKDLQVASAQAIGGAVGRNPWSILVPCHRVLGSGNRLTGYASGVEKKAWLLQHEGAAFQENKK; encoded by the coding sequence AACCTTATCCTTAGTTGCTGACGAGCAATATCTGTATGGAATTTGGGTACAGGACCAAACTCACTTTGAGAGGGGATTAGGGGATGAAACGATAGAAGAAGTTACTGGCCATCCTGTATTGGAACAAGTTATTTCCTATTTAGATACCTATTTCGAAGGCAGTGTTCAGGATCTATCTGACTTACCTCTGGCTCCCATTGGAACGGATTTTGAAAAGCGGGTCTGGGCTTACTTACAGGCCATTCCTTATGGTCAGACAGTAACTTATGGACAAATGGCGAAAGACTTGCAAGTGGCTTCTGCCCAAGCGATTGGAGGAGCAGTGGGGCGTAATCCTTGGTCCATCCTCGTACCCTGTCATCGTGTGCTGGGATCAGGCAATCGCTTGACAGGCTATGCATCTGGAGTCGAAAAGAAAGCCTGGCTCTTGCAACATGAAGGTGCAGCATTTCAAGAAAATAAAAAATAG
- a CDS encoding arsenate reductase family protein, which translates to MLEFIEYPKCSTCKKAKNELDQLGLEYQAVHIVEETPSEEVILNWLETSGFEVKQFFNTNGIKYRELGLKDKVGSLSKQEAARLLASDGMLLKRPILVENGAVKQIGYRKTYEDLGLR; encoded by the coding sequence ATGTTAGAATTTATCGAATACCCAAAATGTTCAACTTGTAAGAAAGCAAAAAATGAATTGGATCAACTTGGACTGGAATACCAAGCTGTCCACATCGTAGAAGAAACACCAAGTGAAGAAGTGATTTTGAACTGGTTGGAAACTTCCGGTTTTGAAGTGAAACAATTTTTCAATACTAACGGGATCAAATACCGCGAACTGGGCCTAAAAGATAAGGTGGGAAGTTTGTCAAAACAAGAAGCAGCCAGGCTTCTAGCGAGTGATGGTATGTTATTGAAACGTCCAATTTTGGTGGAGAATGGTGCTGTTAAACAAATCGGCTACAGAAAAACCTATGAGGACTTAGGTTTGAGATAG
- a CDS encoding DUF4059 family protein, with amino-acid sequence MLLHLFSLYFESLILTTILVVIFLGIWIGLRAMSGVDKTAQARQAHLYDMIMIGVLVVPVLSFAVMSLLLVFKA; translated from the coding sequence ATGCTACTGCATCTATTTTCTTTGTATTTCGAGAGTTTGATCTTAACGACCATCCTTGTCGTGATTTTTCTGGGGATTTGGATCGGATTGCGAGCCATGTCTGGCGTGGACAAGACAGCACAGGCCCGTCAAGCCCATCTCTATGATATGATTATGATTGGAGTTTTGGTCGTTCCAGTGTTATCCTTTGCCGTCATGAGTTTGCTCTTGGTTTTCAAGGCATAA
- the rlmB gene encoding 23S rRNA (guanosine(2251)-2'-O)-methyltransferase RlmB, whose product MKTNDIVYGVHAVTEALLANTGNKLYLQEDLRGKNVEKVKELATEKKVSISWTSKKSLSEMTEGAVHQGFVLRVSEFAYSELDHILAKTRQEENPLLLILDGLTDPHNLGSILRTADATNVSGVIIPKHRAVGVTPVVAKTATGAIEHVPIARVTNLSQTLDKLKDEGFWTFGTDMNGTPCHKWNTKGKIALIIGNEGKGISSNIKKQVDEMITIPMNGHVQSLNASVAAAILMYEVFRNRLIKKVSNHLIGNFFLNYVL is encoded by the coding sequence ATGAAAACAAATGATATTGTCTATGGCGTACATGCCGTTACAGAAGCCCTCCTTGCAAACACTGGAAATAAACTTTACCTCCAAGAAGATCTTCGAGGTAAGAATGTTGAGAAGGTCAAGGAACTGGCTACAGAAAAGAAGGTATCCATTTCTTGGACTTCAAAAAAATCCCTCTCTGAAATGACCGAAGGCGCTGTCCACCAAGGTTTTGTTCTACGAGTGTCAGAATTTGCCTATAGCGAGCTGGATCACATCCTTGCAAAAACACGTCAAGAAGAAAATCCTTTGCTATTGATTCTGGATGGTCTAACTGACCCTCATAATCTGGGTTCAATCTTGCGAACAGCTGATGCGACCAATGTTTCAGGTGTCATCATTCCCAAGCACCGTGCTGTCGGAGTGACTCCTGTCGTTGCCAAAACAGCTACAGGTGCTATTGAGCACGTACCGATTGCGCGAGTGACCAACCTCAGTCAAACCCTAGATAAACTCAAGGATGAAGGCTTCTGGACCTTTGGAACGGATATGAACGGTACCCCTTGCCACAAGTGGAATACAAAAGGGAAAATCGCCCTCATCATCGGAAATGAAGGAAAAGGCATCTCTAGCAATATCAAAAAACAGGTCGATGAGATGATTACCATTCCCATGAATGGGCATGTTCAAAGCCTCAATGCCAGTGTTGCTGCAGCTATTCTCATGTACGAAGTTTTCCGAAACCGACTAATAAAAAAAGTTTCCAATCACTTGATTGGAAACTTTTTTCTTAACTATGTTCTGTGA
- the trxB gene encoding thioredoxin-disulfide reductase, with the protein MYDTIIIGAGPAGMTAALYAARSNLKVALIEGGLPGGQMNNTSDIENYPGYANISGPELAEKMFEPLENLGVEHLYGYVENIEDKGDYKKVITDDQVYETRTVIVATGSKHRLLGVPGEEELNSRGVSYCAVCDGAFFRDQDLLVVGGGDSAVEEALFLTRFAKTVTIVHRRDELRAQKVLQDRAFANEKVNFIWDSVVKEIKGENRVESVVFENVKTGQVTEQAFGGVFIYVGLDPVSDFVKDLNIQDQSGWIVTDNHMKTAVDGIFAVGDVRQKDLRQVTTAVGDGAIAGQEAYKFITEHS; encoded by the coding sequence ATGTACGATACGATTATTATCGGTGCTGGACCTGCGGGAATGACCGCTGCCTTATATGCTGCTCGAAGCAATCTGAAAGTGGCTTTGATAGAAGGTGGTCTGCCAGGCGGGCAAATGAATAATACATCTGATATTGAAAACTATCCAGGTTATGCTAATATCAGTGGACCTGAATTGGCTGAAAAGATGTTTGAACCGCTTGAAAACCTTGGAGTGGAGCATCTTTATGGCTACGTTGAAAATATTGAAGACAAGGGTGACTATAAGAAGGTCATCACTGATGATCAAGTTTACGAAACCCGTACTGTCATCGTGGCAACTGGGTCAAAACACCGTCTCTTAGGGGTTCCCGGAGAAGAAGAACTGAACAGCCGAGGTGTTTCCTACTGTGCAGTCTGTGATGGAGCTTTCTTCCGTGACCAAGACTTGCTCGTAGTCGGTGGTGGAGATTCAGCGGTAGAAGAAGCTCTCTTCTTGACTCGCTTTGCCAAGACTGTCACTATTGTTCACCGTCGGGATGAACTTCGTGCTCAAAAGGTTTTGCAAGACCGAGCTTTTGCAAATGAGAAAGTCAACTTTATTTGGGACTCTGTAGTCAAGGAAATCAAAGGTGAAAACAGAGTAGAGTCAGTTGTATTTGAAAATGTGAAAACTGGTCAAGTGACTGAGCAAGCCTTTGGAGGTGTCTTTATCTACGTCGGTTTAGATCCTGTTAGTGATTTTGTTAAGGATTTGAATATCCAAGACCAATCAGGCTGGATTGTAACAGACAACCACATGAAGACTGCCGTTGATGGTATCTTTGCGGTTGGGGATGTTCGCCAGAAAGACCTTCGCCAAGTAACAACAGCAGTTGGAGATGGGGCTATCGCTGGTCAAGAAGCCTATAAATTTATCACAGAACATAGTTAA
- a CDS encoding amino acid ABC transporter permease yields MTVTTFLASDWYQSLMQLIPDGKLFSLRSVFDGIPRIVQQLPTTLMLTLGGALFGLLLALIFAIVKINRVKILYPLQAFFVSFLKGTPILVQLMLTYYGIPLLLKAINQQWGTGFNINAIPAALFAIVAFAFNEAAYASETIRAAILSVNPGEIEAARSLGMTRAQVYRRVIIPNAAVVATPTLINSLIGLTKGTSLAFSAGVVEVFAQAQILGGADYRYFERFISVALVYWVVNIGIESLGRFIERKMAISAPDTVSTDVKGDLR; encoded by the coding sequence ATGACTGTTACAACATTTTTAGCATCAGATTGGTACCAAAGTTTGATGCAACTCATTCCGGATGGTAAGCTCTTTAGTTTGCGTTCGGTCTTTGATGGAATTCCAAGGATTGTCCAACAACTGCCTACAACCTTGATGTTGACGCTTGGAGGTGCACTCTTTGGTTTGCTGCTTGCCTTGATTTTTGCCATTGTTAAGATCAATCGTGTTAAGATTTTATATCCCTTGCAGGCCTTTTTCGTCAGCTTCTTAAAAGGTACCCCAATCCTAGTTCAACTTATGTTGACCTACTACGGAATTCCTTTGTTATTGAAAGCTATCAACCAACAATGGGGCACTGGTTTTAATATCAATGCGATTCCAGCGGCACTTTTTGCGATTGTGGCCTTTGCTTTTAATGAGGCGGCTTATGCAAGTGAAACGATTCGTGCAGCCATCCTTTCTGTTAACCCAGGTGAAATTGAGGCGGCACGCAGTTTGGGTATGACTCGTGCGCAAGTATACCGTCGTGTGATTATTCCAAATGCGGCGGTGGTAGCGACACCGACTTTGATTAACTCCCTTATCGGTTTGACCAAGGGAACTTCTCTAGCCTTTAGCGCAGGTGTTGTGGAGGTCTTTGCCCAAGCTCAGATTTTAGGTGGAGCTGATTATCGCTATTTTGAACGTTTCATCTCCGTAGCCCTTGTTTATTGGGTAGTCAATATCGGAATTGAAAGCCTCGGCCGTTTCATCGAGAGAAAAATGGCTATCTCAGCACCGGATACAGTGTCTACAGATGTGAAAGGAGACCTTCGTTAA